GGGCTTGTCAACAGGTTGAACAAACTTTTTTCTTAAATGACATTGTGCCCCCTTGCAAGGGGGCACATCCCTGACAACGCCAGCCAAATCCCAGGCATCATTCTTCGGCGGCCGGGATTCGTGCCACGGTGGCAACACGGTCATCTTCGTCTTCACGAATCTGGATCAGCTTCACGCCCTGCGTGTTTCGCCCAATGACGGACACCTCTGAAAGATTGAGACGGATCATGATCCCGAGTTGCGTGATGATCATCACGTCATCCTCCGGGTAAACCACTTTCAAGGCGACCACGCGGCCGTTCCGTTCCGTCACGTTCAGCGTCTTGATCCCCTTGCCGCCTCGCGTCTGCGGACGATACTCCGAGATCGGCGTCTGTTTGCCATATCCCTTGTCCGTCACCACCAGCACATTGGCCTTCTCATCCACGATATCCATGTCGATCAGGTAATCTCCCTCGGCCAGCGTGATCCCTTTCACGCCGGTGGCCGTCCTGCCCATGACCCGCACATCCGTCTCCGGAAAGCGAATGGACATGCCCATCCGCGTCCCGAGGATGACTTCCTGGCTGCCGTCGGTCAGCCGGACGCCGATCAGCTCATCGTCTTCGCGCAAGTTGATCGCAAACAGGCCTCCTTTGCGGATATGCTCAAAGGCAGCAAGCTCTGTACGCTTGATCACGCCCTCCTTGGTCGCAAAAACCAGGTAGCCATTTTCGGAAAAATCACGGATCGGAATGACGGCGTTGATCGACTCCCGTGGCGCGATCTGGATCAGGTTGATGATCGGCGTGCCTCGCGCCGTACGGCTGAGCTCAGGCAACTCGTAAGCTTTCAGACGGTATACCTTGCCCTTGTTGGTGAAAAAGAGAAGATTGGCATGGGACGAAGTGACAAAAAGGTGTTCGACAAAGTCGTTTTCCTTCGTCCCCATCGCCACCACGCCGCGCCCACCGCGCTTCTGGCTCTTGTACGTGCTGATCGGCAGGCGTTTGATATATCCTTGATGGGTAATGGTGATGACCACTTCTTCTTCCGGAATCAGATCCTCCTCCAAGAGCTCTCCTTCCGACCGCTGGATCTGGGTGCGCCGTTCATCGCCATATTTTTCCCTGATCTCCAGCAGTTCGTCCCGGATCACGGCCAGGATCTTCTGCTCATCGGCGAGAATGGCCTGCCATTCGGCGATTTTCTGTAGCAATTCTTGGTATTCCGCCTCGATCTTTTCCCGCTCCAGTCCGGTCAGACTTCTCAAGCGCATTTCCACAATGGCCTGTGCCTGCTCTTGCGTGAGCTGGAACCGATCCATCAGCTTTTCCCGCGCCTCTTCGGTGGTTCGGGAACCGCGGATCAGCGCAATGATGGCGTCGATGTGATCCAGGGCAATCCGCAGCCCCTCCAGAATATGGGCGCGCGCCTCCGCTTTCCGCAAATCAAACTCGGTACGGCGCCGGATCACCTGGCGCTGGTGGTCCAGGTAATGGACCAGCGTCTCCTTCAGGTTGAGCACCTTGGGCACGCCGTTGACCAACGCCAGGTTGATGATGCCGAAACTGGTCTGCATCGCCGTCAACTTGTACAGGTTGTTCAGCACGACGCGGGCGTTCACGTCACGCCGCAGTTCGATGACGATGCGCATGCCCGCCCGATCACTTTCATCGCGCAGGTCCGTGATGCCGTCAATTTTTCGATTGCGGGCGAGTTCGGCAATTTTTTCCACCAGGTTGGCCTTGTTCACCTGGTAGGGCAGCTCTTCCACGATGATCCGGTGTTTCCCGCCGCTGCCTTCCTCGATAAAGGCTTTGGCCCGTACCGTGATGGTTCCACGTCCTGTCTCGTAGGCCTGCCGGATCCCGTCCCGGCCCATAATGATGGCGCCACCGGGAAAATCGGGACCTTTGATCACCTTCATCAAGTCAGCGACCGACGCCTCCGGCCGGTCAATCAGCATGATGAGCCCGTCAATCACTTCCCGCAAATTATGAGGCGGAATGTTGGTGGCCATGCCCACCGCAATGCCGGATACGCCGTTTACCAGCAGATTGGGAAAACGGGAGGGAAGAACGAGCGGCTCTTTCTCTGAGTTGTCGTAGTTTGGTCCGAAATCAATCGTCTCTTTCTGGATGTCACGCAGCAATTCGGTGGCAATTTTGGAGAGCCTGGCTTCGGTATAGCGCATCGCCGCCGCCGCGTCGCCGTCGATGGAACCGAAATTTCCGTGCCCGTCGATCAGGGGATAACGAGAGGAAAAATCCTGGGCCATCCGGACCATCGTTTCGTAGACTGCGGCGTCCCCGTGGGGGTGGTATTTCCCGATCACTTCACCGACGATCCGTGCCGACTTTTTATAGGGTTTATCCGGCGTCATCCCCAGCTCGCTCATCGCATAGAGGATCCGGCGCTGAACCGGCTTCAGTCCATCACGCACATCTGGCAGGGCGCGACTGACAATGACGCTCATCGCGTAATCCATGAAGGATTCGCGCATCTCTTTGGCAATGTCCACTTCCAGTACGCGTGCACTCATCCTAATTTTTTACCCTCTTTTCTGTTTTCTTTCTGTCACTTTTTGGACATGCAGTGAGTGTCAGATGTCCAGATTGCGGACATATCTGGCATGTTCCTGGATGAACTCCCGTCGCGGCTCCACTCTCTCTCCCATCAGCGTCTCAAAAATGGCGTCGGCCTCCATCGCGTCCTCCAGCCGCACCTGCAGCAGGGTCCGGCTCTCCGGATCCATCGTCGTCTCCCACAGCTGTTCCGGGTTCATCTCGCCCAGACCCTTGTAGCGCTGGATTTCCGGCTCTCCCTTGCCCTCATATTGGCGGAGAATCTCTTCCAGCTGCTGGTCGTTGTAGGCATAGCGCACCACTTTTCCGTGGCTGATCTTGTACAGGGGCGGCTGCGCGATATACACGTAGCCGGCCTCGATCAGCGGACGCATGTAACGGTAAAAGAAAGTCAAGAGCAGCGTCCGGATGTGCGCCCCGTCCACATCCGCATCCGTCATGATGATCAGCTTGTGATAGCGGGCCTTCGACAGGTCAAAATCTTCACCGATTCCGGTCCCCAGCGCCGTGATGATGGCGCGAATCTCGTTGTTGGAAAGGATTTTGTCGAGGCGGGCCTTTTCCACGTTGAGGATTTTTCCGCGCAACGGCAAAATCGCCTGAAAGACGCGATCCCGCCCCTGTTTGGCCGAACCGCCGGCCGAATCCCCCTCCACCAGATACAGCTCGCAGATGGAAGCATCTTTGGAGGCGCAGTCGGCCAGCTTCCCGGGAAGCGCGCTGACCTCGAGTGCGTTTTTCCGCCGGGTCAGCTCCCTCGCTTTTTTCGCCGCCTCGCGCGCCCGCGCCGCAAGCAGCGCCTTCTCCACGATCTTGCGCGCCGTTGCGGGGTTTTCGTCCAGGTATATCCCGAACTCTTCGGCAAACAGCGACTCCGTGATCCCACGCACTTCGCTGTTGCCAAGCTTGGTCTTGGTCTGGCCTTCAAACTGCGGATCCGGAAGCTTCACGCTGATGATGGCCGTCAAACCTTCCCGAACGTCATCGCCAATCAGGTTGGACTCATTTTCCTTGAGCAGATTGTTTTTTCGCGCATAGTCGTTAATCACCCGGGTCAGGGCGCTCTTGAAGCCGGATTCATGCGTGCCCCCTTCATGGGTGTGGATGTTGTTGGCGTAGGAATA
The Bacillus thermozeamaize DNA segment above includes these coding regions:
- a CDS encoding DNA gyrase subunit B is translated as MAGRQTTVDTQAYDETQIQVLEGLEAVRKRPGMYIGSTSSRGLHHLVWEVVDNSIDEALQGRCDHIQVVVHADGSITVADNGAGIPTGIHPKTGKSTVETVLTILHAGGKFGGGGYKVSGGLHGVGVSVVNALSEWLEVTVKQNGKVHFQRFQRGVPEFPLKEIGETGESGTTIRFKPDPEIFQETTEFDHTTLQNRLRELSFLNSNVTIQLIDERKGSEQTFHYEGGIRSFVDFLNKGKTPIHEEPIYLRGLREGIEVEIALQYTESFNSIIYSYANNIHTHEGGTHESGFKSALTRVINDYARKNNLLKENESNLIGDDVREGLTAIISVKLPDPQFEGQTKTKLGNSEVRGITESLFAEEFGIYLDENPATARKIVEKALLAARAREAAKKARELTRRKNALEVSALPGKLADCASKDASICELYLVEGDSAGGSAKQGRDRVFQAILPLRGKILNVEKARLDKILSNNEIRAIITALGTGIGEDFDLSKARYHKLIIMTDADVDGAHIRTLLLTFFYRYMRPLIEAGYVYIAQPPLYKISHGKVVRYAYNDQQLEEILRQYEGKGEPEIQRYKGLGEMNPEQLWETTMDPESRTLLQVRLEDAMEADAIFETLMGERVEPRREFIQEHARYVRNLDI
- a CDS encoding DNA gyrase subunit A; protein product: MSARVLEVDIAKEMRESFMDYAMSVIVSRALPDVRDGLKPVQRRILYAMSELGMTPDKPYKKSARIVGEVIGKYHPHGDAAVYETMVRMAQDFSSRYPLIDGHGNFGSIDGDAAAAMRYTEARLSKIATELLRDIQKETIDFGPNYDNSEKEPLVLPSRFPNLLVNGVSGIAVGMATNIPPHNLREVIDGLIMLIDRPEASVADLMKVIKGPDFPGGAIIMGRDGIRQAYETGRGTITVRAKAFIEEGSGGKHRIIVEELPYQVNKANLVEKIAELARNRKIDGITDLRDESDRAGMRIVIELRRDVNARVVLNNLYKLTAMQTSFGIINLALVNGVPKVLNLKETLVHYLDHQRQVIRRRTEFDLRKAEARAHILEGLRIALDHIDAIIALIRGSRTTEEAREKLMDRFQLTQEQAQAIVEMRLRSLTGLEREKIEAEYQELLQKIAEWQAILADEQKILAVIRDELLEIREKYGDERRTQIQRSEGELLEEDLIPEEEVVITITHQGYIKRLPISTYKSQKRGGRGVVAMGTKENDFVEHLFVTSSHANLLFFTNKGKVYRLKAYELPELSRTARGTPIINLIQIAPRESINAVIPIRDFSENGYLVFATKEGVIKRTELAAFEHIRKGGLFAINLREDDELIGVRLTDGSQEVILGTRMGMSIRFPETDVRVMGRTATGVKGITLAEGDYLIDMDIVDEKANVLVVTDKGYGKQTPISEYRPQTRGGKGIKTLNVTERNGRVVALKVVYPEDDVMIITQLGIMIRLNLSEVSVIGRNTQGVKLIQIREDEDDRVATVARIPAAEE